In Nicotiana tabacum cultivar K326 chromosome 11, ASM71507v2, whole genome shotgun sequence, a single window of DNA contains:
- the LOC107798867 gene encoding vacuolar protein-sorting-associated protein 33 homolog, with amino-acid sequence MAQVPNLDNAPINLKSLRDQSLKELITVLKNIRGKKCLVIDPKLGGSLSLIVQSSLLKEHGAELRHLNAEPVQTDCTKVVYLVRAQLDLMKFICSHIHNDISKGIQREYFVYFVPRRAVACEKILEEEKVHHLLTIGEYPLYLIPLDEDVLSFELDVAHKEYLVDGDTTSLWHIAKALHKLEFSFGVIPNVRAKGKASVRVADILNRMQLEEPVNTSEMGVPEINTIILLDREVDMITPMCSQLTYEGLLDEFLGINNGAVELDASIMGVQQEGKKIKVPLNSSDKLFKEIRDQNFEVVVQVLRQKATSMKQDYSEMQTTTQTVSELKDFVKKLNSLPEMTRHINLAQHLTTFTSKPSFLGRLDMEQTLVEAESYDICFEYIEEMIHKQEPLINVLRLLVLFSITNSGLPKKNFDYLRRELLHSYGFEHIATLNNLEKSGLLKKQETKSNWVTIKRALQLVVEDIDTANPNDISYVFSGYAPLSIRLVQHAIRSGWRPIEEILKLLPGPHSDIKRGGFSSSPSLDTLNGSLHGSDKVVDGRRSLILVVFIGGVTSAEISALRFLSGQEGMAYDIIVATTKIVNGSTLTETFVEKLG; translated from the exons ATGGCGCAAGTTCCCAATTTGGATAACGCTCCCATAAATCTGAAATCTCTAAG AGATCAATCGCTGAAAGAACTTATTACGGTTTTGAAGAAC ATTAGGGGGAAAAAGTGTTTGGTAATTGATCCTAAGCTTGGCGGGTCACTCTCTCTTATTGTACAGAGCTCACTTCTCAAg GAGCATGGGGCCGAATTGAGGCATCTTAATGCGGAACCAGTTCAAACTGATTGCACGAAAGTAGTTTATCTAGTCAGAGCTCAGCTTGACTTGATGAAGTTCATTTGCTCACACATCCATAATGATATTTCTAAAGGGATTCAAAGGGagtattttgtttattttgtccCTCGTCGTGCAGTTGCATGTGAGAAG ATACTTGAGGAAGAAAAAGTTCATCACTTGTTGACTATAGGGGAGTATCCCCTTTATCTTATTCCACTGGATGAGGATGTATTATCATTTGAACTTGATGTTGCTCACAAA GAGTACCTAGTTGATGGGGACACTACCTCCCTGTGGCACATAGCAAAAGCTCTCCATAAACTCGAG TTTTCCTTTGGAGTGATTCCAAATGTGAGGGCCAAAGGAAAAGCATCAGTTCGTGTTGCTGACATTTTGAATCGGATGCAATTGGAAGAACCTGTGAACACATCTGAG ATGGGTGTACCTGAAATAAATACTATCATCCTCTTGGACAGAGAG GTGGATATGATAACTCCAATGTGTTCGCAGTTAACATATGAAGGGCTGCTGGATGAG TTTCTTGGTATCAATAATGGTGCTGTGGAACTAGATGCATCTATTATGGGTGTCCAGCAAGAAGGCAAGAAGATAAAGGTTCCCCTTAATTCAAG TGACAAGTTGTTCAAAGAGATACGGGACCAGAACTTTGAAGTTGTTGTCCAG GTTCTACGTCAAAAAGCAACTTCCATGAAGCAAGATTACTCAGAGATGCAGACTACG ACCCAGACAGTCTCCGAATTGAAGGATTTTGTCAAAAAGCTGAACTCATTGCCAGAAATGACT AGACACATAAATCTTGCTCAGCATTTAACTACATTTACATCCAAACCTTCATTCCTTGGCCGACTTGATATGGAGCAAACTCTTGTTGAGGCTGAAAGCTATGATAT ATGCTTTGAGTACATTGAGGAAATGATCCATAAGCAAGAGCCACTTATCAATGTTCTACGTCTTCTTGTCCTGTTCTCAATAACAAATTCAGGGTTGCCCAAGAAAAACTTTGACTATTTGAG GCGAGAACTGCTTCACAGCTATGGTTTTGAGCATATAGCAACCTTGAATAATTTGGAGAAGTCTGGATTGCTTAAGAAACAG GAGACTAAAAGCAATTGGGTAACAATTAAACGTGCTCTGCAGCTCGTAGTGGAGGATATTGATACTGCTAA TCCCAACGATATCTCCTATGTCTTCTCTGGGTATGCACCTCTCAGTATTCGCCTGGTTCAACATGCAATTCGATCTGGGTG GCGGCCGATTGAAGAAATATTGAAGCTGCTGCCAGGTCCACACTCAGATATTAAGAGG GGTGGATTTTCCAGCAGTCCGTCATTGGACACATTAAACGGGTCTTTGCATGGCTCGGACAA AGTTGTTGATGGAAGGCGTTCTTTGATTCTTGTTGTTTTCATTGGCGGAGTGACATCTGCAGAGATCTCTGCTCTTCGTTTCCTGAGCGGCCAG GAAGGGATGGCATATGACATAATTGTAGCAACTACAAAAATTGTCAATGGAAGCACATTGACAGAAACATTTGTGGAAAAATTGGGTTGA